Sequence from the Oncorhynchus keta strain PuntledgeMale-10-30-2019 unplaced genomic scaffold, Oket_V2 Un_contig_5187_pilon_pilon, whole genome shotgun sequence genome:
GGTCTGTCAGacatgagatcaggtctgttagatatgagatcaggtctgttagatatgagatcaggtctattagacatgagatcaggtctgttagatatgagatcaggactgttagatatgagatcaggtctgttagatatgagatcaggtctgttagatatgagatcaggtctgttagatatgagatcaggtctctctttctctctctccctctctctctctccctctctctgtcactctctccccctctctttgtcactttctctccccatctctctgtcactttctctccccatctctctctcccattctctctctccctctctctctgtctctttctctccacacctctctctccctttctctctctctctctctctctctctctctctctctctctctctctctctctccctttctctctctctctctctctctctctctctctctctctctctctctctctctctctctctctctctctctccctccctttctctctgtctctttctctcccatctctctctctctctctctctctctctctctctctctctgtgtctctttctcttttctttctctctctctcccctcccccgcTCCAACTCCCTCTCAACTGAAGATAATGTATTCTGATACCCCAACAAGGTGATAACCAAATTGCCTGACATTTTCAGATGTATTGCTGTATGTTCCTATTATCTCCCTACAGAAATCTAGTGAAATACTCGGTCATAAATCACGTTGAGAGAGAAATGCCAAGACCGTTGTGCCGTTTAGCCACTTCCCACTACTTTGTTCTCTCTTTCTACGATTGGGACTGCAGACAGATTTTCCCCAAATGGAAATGAAAGACAGGTGCCAGTGTGTCAGTGCTGCAGTGAGATGCCCAGAGAGGTGTCAGTGCTGCAGTGAGATGCCCAGAGAGGTGTCAGTGCTGCAGTGAGATGCCCAGAGAggtgtcagtgtatcagtgtgtcagtgagaTGCCCAGAGAGGTGCCAGTGTGTCAGTGCTGCAGTGAGATGCCCAGAGAGGTGTCAGTGCTGCAGTGAGATGCCCAGAGAGGTGTCAGTGCTGCAGTGAGATGCCCAGAGAGGTGTCAGTGCTGCAGTGAGATGCCCAGAGAGGTGTCAGTGCTGCAGTGAGATGCCCAGAgaggtgtcagtgtgtctgtgctgcagtgagatgcccagagaggtgtcagtgtgtctgtgctgcagtgagatgcccagagaggtgtcagtgtgtcagtgctgcagtgagatgcccagagaggtatcagtgtgtctgtgctgcagtgagatgcccagagaggtgtcagtgtgtcagtgctgcagtgagatgcccagagaggtgtcagtgctgcagtgagatgcccagagaggtgtcagtgtgtctgtgctgcagtgagatgcccagagaggtgtcagtgtgtctgttctgcagtgagatgcccagagaggtgtcagtgtgtctgtgctgcagtgagatgcccagagaggtgtcagtgtgtctgtgctgcagtgagatgcccagagaggtgtcagtgtgtctgtgctgcagtgagatgcccagagaggtgtcagtgtgtcagtgctgcagtgagatgcccagagaggtgtcagtgtgtctgtgctgcagtgagatgcccagagaggtgtcagtgtgtctgtgctgcagtgagatgcccagagaggtgtcagtgtgtctgtgctgcagtgagatgcccagagaggtgtcagtgtgtcagtgctgcagtgagatgcccagagaggtgtcagtgctgcagtgagatgcccagagaggtgtcagtgtgtctgtgctgcagtgagatgcccagagaggtgtcagtgtgtctgtgctgcagtgagatgcccagagaggtgtcagtgtgtcagtgctgcagtgagatgcccagagaggtgtcagtgtgtcagtgctgCAGTGAGATGCCCAGAGAGGTGCCAGTGTGTCAGTGCTGCAGTGAGATGCCCAGAgaggtgtcagtgtgtcagtgctgcagtgagatgcccagagaggtgtcagtgtgtctgtgctgcagtgagatgcccagagaggtgtcagtgtgtcagtgctgcagtgagatgcccagagaggtgtcagtgtgtctgtgctgcagtgagatgcccagagaggtgtcagtgtgtcagtgctgCAGTGAGATGCCCAGAGAGGTGCCAGTGTGTCAGTGCTGCAGTGAGATGCCCAGAGAGGTGTCAGTGCTGCAGTGAGATGCCCAGAgaggtgtcagtgtgtctgtgctgcagtgagatgcccagagaggtgtcagtgtgtcagtgctgcagtgagatgcccagagaggtgtcagtgtgtctgtgctgcagtgagatgcccagagaggtgtcagtgtgtctgtgctgcAGTGATATGCCCAGAgaggtgtcagtgtgtcagtgctgCAGTGAGATGCCCAGAGAGGTGTCTGTGCTGCAGTGAGATGCCCAGAgaggtgtcagtgtgtcagtgctgCAGCGATATGCCCAGAgaggtgtcagtgtgtcagtgctgCAGAGAGATGCCCAGAgaggtgtcagtgtgtctgtgctgcagtgagatgcccagagaggtgtcagtgctgcagtgagatgcccagagaggtgtcagtgtgtcagtgctgcagtgagatgcccagagaggtgtcagtgtgtctgtgctgcagtgagatgcccagagaggtgtcagtgtgtcagtgctgcagtgagatgcccagagaggtgtcagtgtgtctgtgctgcagtgagatgcccagagaggtgtcagtgtgtctgtgctgcagtgagatgcccagagaggtgtcagtgtgtcagtgctgcagtgagatgcccagagaggtgtcagtgtgtcagtgctgCAGTGAGATGCCCAGAGAGGTGTCTGTGCTGCAGTGAGATGCCCAGAgaggtgtcagtgtgtctgtgctgcagtgagatgcccagagaggtgtcagtgtgtcagtgctgcagtgagatgcccagagaggtgtcagtgtgtcagtgctgcagtgagatgcccagagaggtgtcagtgtgtcagtgctgcagtgagatgcccagagaggtgtcagtgtgtcagtgctgcagtgagatgcccagagaggtgtcagtgtgtcagtgctgcagtgagatgcccagagaggtgtcagtgctgcagtgagatgcccagagaggtgtcagtgtgtcagtgctgCAATGAGATGCCCAGAGAGGTGCCAGTGTGTCAGTGCTGCAGTGAGATGCCCAGAGAGTtgtcagtgtgtcagtgctgCAGTGAGATGCCCAGAGAGGTGCCAGTGTGTCAGTGCTGCAGTGAGATGCCCAGAgaggtgtcagtgtgtctgtgctgcagtgagatgcccagagagttgtcagtgtgtcagtgctgcagtgagatgcccagagaggtgtcagtgtgtcagtgctgCAGTGAGGTGCCCAGAAAGGTGCCAGTGTGTCAGTGCTGCAGTGAGATGCCCAGAGAGGTGCCAGTGTGTCAGTGCTGCAGTGAAATGCCCAGAGAGGTGCCAGTGTGTCAGTGCTGCAGTGAAATGCCCAGAGAGGtgccagtgtgtctgtgctgcagtgagatgcccagagaggtgtcagtgtgtctgtgctgcagtgagatgcccagagaggtgtcagtgtgtcagtgctgcagtgagatgcccagagaggtgtcagtgtgtctgtgctgcAGTGAGATGCCCATCTAGGTGCGGTGGCATGGTGAGATGCCCAGCTAGGTGTGGTGGCATGGTGAGATGCCCAGCTAGGTGTGGTGGCATGGTGAGATGCCCAGCTAGGTGTGGTGGCATGGTGAGATGCCCAGCTAGGTGTGGTGGCATGGTGAGATGCCCAGCTAGGTGCGGTGGCATGGTGAGATGCCCAGCTAGGTGTGGTGGCATGGTGAGATGCCCAGCTAGGTGTGGTGGCATGGTGAGATGCCCAGCTAGGTGTGGTGGCATGGTGAGATGCCCAGAGAGGTGTGGTTGCATGGTGAGATGCCCAGCTAGGTGGGGTGGCATGGTGAGATGCCCAGCTAGGTGTGGTGGCATGGTGGGATGCCCAGCTAGGTGTGGTGGCATGGTGAGATGCCCAGCTAGGTGTGGTGGCATGGTGAGATGCCCAGAGAGGTGTGGTGGCATGGTGAGATGCCCAGCTAGGTGTGGTGGCATGGTGAGATGCCCAGCTAGGTGTGGTGGCATGGTGAGATGCCCAGCTAGGTGTGGTGGCATGGTGAGATGCCCAGCTAGGTGTGGTGGCATGGCGAGATGCCCAGCTAGGTGCAAGACTGATGGTGAGATGCCCAGCTAAGTGCCAGACTGATGGTGACATGCCCAGCTAGGTGTGGTGGCATGGTGAGATGGCCAGCTAGGTCGGCTGGCATGGTGAGATGCCCAGCTAGGTGCGGTGGCATGGTGAGATGCCCAGCTAGGTCGGGTGGCATGGTGAGATGCCCAGCTAGGTCGGGTGGCATGGTGAGATGCCCAGCTAGGTGGGGTGGCATGGTGAGATGCCCAGAGAGGTGTGGTGGCATGGTGAGATGCCCAGCTAGGTGTGGTGGCATGGTGAGATGCCCAGAGGTGTGGTGGCATGGTGAGATGCCCAGctaggtgtggtggtgtggtggcaTGGTGAGATGCCCAGAGAGGTGTGGTGGCATGGTGAGATGCCCAGCTAGGTGCGGTGGCATGGTGAGATGCCCAGCTAGGTCGGGTGGCATGGTGAGATGCCCAGCTAGGTCGGGTGGCATGGTGAGATGCCCTGCTAGGTGTGGTGGCATGGTGAGATGCCCAGAGAGGTGTGGTGGCATGGTGAGATGCCCAGctaggtgtggtggtgtggtggcaTGGTGAGATGCCCAGCTAGGTGTGGTGGCATGGTGAGATGCCCAGCTAGGTGGGGTGGCATGGTGAGATGCCCAGCTAGGTGGGGTGGCATGGTGAGATGCCCAGCTAGGTGTGGTGGCATGGTGAGATGCCCAGCTAGGTGTGGTGGCATGGTGAGATGCCCAGCTAGGTGTGGTGGCATGGTGAGATGCCCAGCTAGGTGTGGTGGCATGGTGAGATGCCCAGAGAGGTGTGGTGGCATGGTGAGATGCCCAGCTAGGTGTGGTGGCATGGTGAGATGCCCAGCTTGGTGTGGTGGCATGGTGAGATGCCCAGCTAGGTGTGGTGGCATGGTGAGATGCCCAGAGAGGTGTGGTGGCATGGTGAGATGCCCAGCTTGGTGTGGTGGCATGGTGAGATGCCCAGAGAGGTGTGGTGGCATGGTGAGATGCCCAGAGAGGTGTGGTGGCATGGTGAGATGCCCAGAGAGGTGTGGTGGCATGGTGAGATGCCCAGAGAGGTGTGGTGGCATGGTGAGATGCCCAGAGAGGTGTGGTGGCATGGTGAGATGCCCagagaggtgtggtggtgtggtggcaTGGTGAGATGCCCAGCTTGGTGGGGTGGCATGGTGAGATGCCCAGCTTGGTGGGGTGGCATGGTGAGATGCCCAGCTAGGTGGGGTGGCATGGTGAGATGCCCAGCTAGGTGGGGTGGCATGGTGAGATGCCCAGAGAGGTGGTTTATCAGTGAACTGATTTCCAGAGTGCTGGTCCTACATACAGATCTATTTTGGTTACCCCTCACACCTCTGACACTCAGACTTCTCTAGTTAGCTGATTTtgttctctttcactctctctctctctctctctccctcgttctcacTCTCGTTAGCCGTGTtaattatttctttctttctctctcgctctctcagttcAATTAAATTTATATTGCGTTATTGTCAATGACGTAacagtgtacagtaccagtcaacagtttggacacacctactcattcacaggtttttcttcatttggactattttctacattgtagaataatgaataataataataataataataataataataataataataataataataataataataataataataataataatacgttTCCTCTGGAAATGTAGGAGactcttacagaactctgcatgcagggagGGCTTTAATGGGGTGTGTGTCCCATTGGTCTGTGTCCCATTGGTCTGTGTCCCATTGGTCTGTGTCCCATTTGTCTGTGTCCCATTGGTCTGTGTCCCATTGGTCTGTGTCCCATTGGTCTGTGTCCCATTGGTCTGTGTCCCATTTGTCTGTGTCCCATTGGGTGTGTGTCCCATTGGGCGTGTGTCCCATTGGTCTGTGTCCCATTGGGTGTGTGTCCCATTGGTCTGTGTCCCATTGGGTGTGTCCCATTGGTCTGTGTCCCATTGGTCTGTGTCCCATTGGTCTGTGTCCCATTGGTCTGTGTCCCATTGGTCTGTGTCCCATTGGTCTGTGTCCCATTGGTCTGTGTCCCATTTGTCTGTGTCCCATTGGTCTGTGTCCCATTGGTCTGTGTCCCATTGGTCTGTGTCCCATTGGTCTGTGTCCCATTTGTCTGTGTCCCATTGGTCTGTGTCCCATTGGGCGTGTGTCCCATTGGGTGTGTGTCCCATTGGGTGTGTGTCCCATTGGGTGTGTGTACCATTgggtgtgtgaggggtgtgtcCCATtgggtgtgtggggggtgtgtccCATTGGTCTGTGTCCCATTGGTCTGTGTCCCATTGGGTGTGTGTCCCATTGGTCTGTGTCCCATTGGGTGTGTGTCCCATGGGGGTGTGTCCCATGGGGTGTGTGTCCCATGGGGTGTGTGTCCCATTGGTCTGTGTCCCATTGGTGTGTGTCCCATTGGGTGTGTGTCCCATGGGGTGTGTgtcccattgtgtgtgtgtcccattgGGGTGTGTGTCCCATGGGGGTGTGTCCCATTGGGTGTGTGTGTCCCATGGGGTGTGTGTCCCATGGGGTGTGTGTCCCATGGGGTGTGTGTCCCATGGGGTGTGTGTCCCATTGGGTGTGTGTCCCATTGGGTGTGTGGGGTCTGTGTCCCATTGGGTGTGTGTCCCATTGGGTGTGTGTCCCATGGGGTGTGTGTCCCATGGGGTGTGTGTCCCATGGGGTGTGTGTCCCATGGGGTGTGTGTCCCATTGGTCTGTGTCCCATTGGGTGTGTGTCCCATTGGTGTGTGTCCCATTGGGTGTGTGTCCCATTGGGTGTGTGTCCCATTTGGGTGTGTGTCCCATGGGGTGTGTCCCATTGGTCTGTGTCCCATTGGGTGTGTGTCCCATGGGGTGTGTGTCCCATGGGGTGTGTCCCATTGGGTGTGTGTCCCATGGTGGGTGTGTGTCCCATTGGTCTGTGTCCCATTGGGTGTGTGTCCCATTGGTCTGTGTCCCATTGGTCTGTGTCCCATGGGGTGTGTGTCccattggtctgtgtgtgtgtcccattgGTCTGTGTCCCATGGGGTGTGTGTCCCATGGGGTGTGTGTCCCATGGGGTGTGTGTCCCATGGGGTGTGTGTCCCATGGGGTGTGTGTCCCATGGGGTGTGTGTCCCATTGGGTGTGTGTCCCATTGGTGTGTGTCCCATGGGGTGTGTGTACCatggggtgtgggtgtgtgtcccaTTGGTCTGTGTCCCATGGGGTGTGTGTCCCATGGGGTCTGTGTCCCATTGGGTGTGTGTCCCATTGGGTGTGTGTCCCATTGGGTGTGTGTCCCATTGGGTGTGTGTCCCATGGGGTGTGTGTCCCATGGGGTGTGTgtcccattgtgtgtgtgtcccatggGGTGTGTgtcccattgtgtgtgtgtcccatggGGTGTGTGTCCCATGGGGTGTGTGTACCATGGGGTGTGTGTCCCATTGGTCTGTGTTGGGTGTGTGTCCCATTGGGTGTGTCCCATTGGGTGTGTGTCCCATTGGGTGTGTGTCCCATTGGGTGTGTGTCCCATGGGGTGTGTGTCCCATGGGGTGTGTGTCCCATTGGGGTGTGTGTCCCATGGGGTGTGTGTCCCATGGGGTGTGTGTCCCATGGGGTGTGTGTCCCATTGGGTGTGTGTCCCATGGGGCGTGTGTCCCATGGGGTGTGTGTCCCATTGGGTGTGTGTCCCATTGGGGTGTGTGTCCCATGGGGTGTGTGTCCCATTGGGTGTGTGTCCCATTGGGTGTGTGTCCCATGGGGTGTGTGTCCCATTGGGTGTGTGTCCCATGGGGTGTGTGTCCCATTCGGTGTGTGTCCCATGGGGTGTGTGACCCATTCGGTGTGTGTCCCATGGGGCGTGTGTCCCATTCGGTGTGTGTCCCATGGGGCGTGTGTCCCATTCGGTGTAATTTTTTGCAAGTGGACCTCACACACAACGTGTAAagtcttggtcccatgtttcatgagcggaaataaaatatcccagaaatgtcccatatgcacaaaaaagcttatttctctaaaatgttgtgcacaaatgttgtgcacaagatcatctatccacctgacagccatatcaagaagctgatttaacaggtacataggtgcaccttgtgctgggggacaatataaggccactctaaaatgtgcagttttgtcacacaacacaacgtcacagatgtctcaagttatgAAGGAGCATGTAATTGACAtgccgactgcaggaatgtccaccagagctgttgctcagataatttaatgttattttctctaccataagccaccttgtACGTTGTTgtcgagaatttggcagtacatccagctagcctcacaactgcagaccacgtgtaacaatgccagcccaggacctccacatctggcttcttcatctgcgggatcatctgctggacagctgattaaactgtgggttttgcacaaccgaagaatttctgcacaaactgtcagaaaccgtctcagcgAAGCTCGTTTGTCCTCACCGGGGTCTTGAGAtgactgcagttcggtgtcgtaaccgacttaagtggtccttctgtagctcagttggtagagcatggcgcttgtaacgccagggtagtgggttctatCCCCGgtaccacccatatgtagaatgtatgcacacatgactgtaagtcgctttggataaaagcgtctgctaaatggcatatattatttatatattattatattattcagtGGGCAAACGCTCACCTTCGACGGCCACTGGCACCCTGGAGaagaaactgtcagaaaccgtctcagcgAAGCTCGTTTGTCCTCACCGGGGTCTTGAGAtgactgcagttcggtgtcgtaaccgacttcagtgggcaaacgcTCACCTTCGACGGCCACTGGCAccctggagaagtgtgctcttcacagatgactCCCtgttcaactgtaccgggcagatggcattgtgtgggcgagcggtttgctgatggcaacgttgtgaacagagtgtcccatggtgatggtgaggttatggtgtgggcaggcataagctacagacaatgaacactaTTGCATTTTATACATGGGTATTTGAATGCGCGGAGATATCGCAACGAGATCCcgaggcccgttgtcgtgccattaatccacctccatcacctcctgtttcagcgtgataatgcacagGCTTACGTCGCAAGGGTCTGAACGCAATTCCCGCATACTCACCTGTCCCATTGGTCTGTGTCCCATTGGTCTGTGTCCCATTGGTCTGTGTCCCATTGGTCTGTGTCCCATTGGTCTGTGTCCCATTGGTCTGTGTCCCATTGGTCTGTGTCCCATTGGTCTGTGTCCCATTGGTCTGTGTCCCATTGGTCTGTGTCCCATTGGTCTGTGTCCCATTGGGTGTGTGTCCCATTGGTCTGTGTCCCATTGGTCTGTGTCCCATTGGGTGTGTGTCCCATTGGTCTGTGTCCCATTGGTCTGTGTCCCATTGGTCTGTGTCCCATTGGTCTGTGTCCCATTGGTCTGTGTCCCATTGGTCTGTGTCCCATTGGTCTGTGTCCCATTGGTCTGTGTCCCATTGGTCTGTGTCCCATTGGTCTGTGTCCCATTGGTCTGTGTCCCATTGGTCTGTGTCCCATTGGTCTGTGTCCCATTGGGTGTGTGTCCCATTGGTCTGTGTCCCATTGGGTGTGTGTCCCATTGGTCTGTGTCCCATTGGTCTGTGTCCCATTGGGTGTGTGTCCCATTGGTCTGTGTCCCATTGGTCTGTATCCCATTGGTCTGTGTCCCATTGGTCTGTGTCCCATTGGTCTGTGTCCCATTGGGTCTGTTGGGTCTGTGTCCCATTGGTCTGTGTCCCATTGGTCTGTGTCCCATTGGTCTGTGTCCCATTGGTCTGTGTCCCATTGGTCTGTGTCCCATTGGTCTGTGTCCCATTGGTCTGTGTCCCATTGGTCTGTGTCCCATTGGGTCTGTGTCCCATTGGTCTGTGTCCCATTGGTCTGTGTCCCATTGGTCTGTGTCCCATTGGTCTGTGTCCCATTGGTCTGTGTCCCATTGGTCTGTGTCCCATTGAgactgtttgggatgctctggatcgacgtgaatgacagagtgttccagttcccaccaaatATCCAAcaacttctcacagccattgaagaagagtgggcCTGGTTGTCTGGTTCTCTATGTTCtgggaaggagatgtgtcgcgctgcatgaggtaaatggtggtcacaacagacgctgactggttttcatgaggtaaatggtcacaccagatactgactggttttcatgaggtaaatgggggtcacaccagatactgactggttttcatgaggtaaatgggggtcacaccagatactgactggttttcatgaggtaaatgggggtcacaccagatactgactggttttcatgaggtaaatggggtcacaccagatactgactggttttcatgaggtaaatgggggtcacaccagatactgactggttttcatgaggtaaatgggggtcacaccagatactgactggttttcatgaggtaaatgggggtcacaacagatactgactggttttcatgaggtaaatgggggtcacaacagatactgactggttttcatgaggtaaatgggggtcacaccagatactgactggttttcatgaggtaaatggtcacaacagatactgactggttttcatgaggtaaatgggggtcacaacagatactgactggttttcatgaggtaaatgggggtcacaacagatactgactggttttctgatccacagccCTTTTTTtcaggtatctgtgaccaacagatgcatatctgttttcccagtcatgtgaaatccatagattagagatTAGGGTCTAGATTCATGTGTTTTAATTGACtaatttcctcatatgaactgtaactcagtaaaatatatatatttttaattgttgGATGTTGCATTTACATTCTTGTTCAGTATTAAATAGAGTTGATCTGAAGTTGTCCATCTGTTTTACTCCACACCCCTTGGGAAAATAAATCTGTTTTGTTTATCTCTCATGTCGACTGTACATTTGTTCTTGGTGTCGATTTGATGACATCATATGTATTTTTCCTCCCACATCCCTTTCCATAAAACGGCTTCGTACCAAATGGAATAAAATGTTTTTGGGGAAATCTACAACCCATGATAACATTATTATGGTTACTTAAACATATATATTATAAtttgtttaatatatatatttatataatctACTTGTAGTGAAGCCACTGAACATCTCCATCACATTAGTCATCGAACAGCAAATCCCGTCCAGAGCGACCcacagaagcaaccagggtcaacgccctgctcaagAGCACATCGACAGATGTCCCACAAGGTCAAAAAACGGGGACCTGAACCAGCGACCCATCAGCTACCGGCCCAAGCCCCCGACCGCCAGGCCACCGGCACAAGCCCCCGACCGCCAGGCCACCGGCCCAAGCTCCCGACCGCCAGGCCTCCGGCACATGCTCCCGACCGCCAGGCCACCGGCCCAAGCTCCTGACCGCCAGGCCCCCGGCCCAAGCCCCCGACCGCCAGGCCCCGGCCCAAGCCCCCGACCGCCAGGCCACCGGCCCAAGCCCCCGACCGCCAGGCCACCGGCACAAGCTCCCGACCGCCAGGCCACCGGCACAAGCCCCCGACCGCCAGGCCACCGGCCCAAGCTCCCGACCGCCAGGCCACCGGCACATGCTCCCGACCGCCAGGCCACCGGCCCAAGCCCCTGACCGCCAGGCCCCCGGCCCAAGCCCCCGACCGCCAGGCCACCGGCCCAAGCCCCCGACCGCCAGGCCACCGGCCCAAGCCCCCGACCGCCAGGCCACCGGCCCAAGCCCCCGACCGCCAGGCCACCGGCACAAGCCCCCGACCGCCAGGCCACCGGCCCAGCTCCCGACCGCCAGGCCACCGGCCCAAGCTCCCGACCGCCAGGCCACTGGCCCAAGCTCCCGACCGCCAGGCCACCGGCCCGAGCCCCGACCGCCAGGCCACCGGCCCAAGCCCCCGACCGCCAGGCCACCGGCCCAAGCCCCCCGACCGCCAGGCCACCGGCCCAAGCCCCCGACCGCCAGGCCACCGGCCCAAGCCCCCGACCGCCAGGCCACCGGCACAAGCCCCCGACCGCCAGGCCACCGGCCCAAGCCCCCGACCGCCAGGCCACCGGCCCAAGCCCCCGACCGCCAGGCCACCGGCCCAAGCCCCCGACCGCCAGGCCACCGGCCCAAGCCCCCGACCGCCAGGCCACCGGCCCAAGCCCCCGACCGCCAGGCCACCGGCCCAAGCTCCCGACCGCCAGGCCACCGGCCCGAGCCCCCGACCGCCAGGCCACTGGCCCAAGCCCCCGACCGCCAGGCCACCGGCCCAAGCCCCCGACCGCCAGGCCACCGGCCCTCCAAGAGTACCCTTTTGGGGTTTCAGGGCCTGTATTTTTTTCCAATAAATATGTTTC
This genomic interval carries:
- the LOC118382310 gene encoding uncharacterized protein LOC118382310; translated protein: MNSTGPSPRPPGHRHKPPTARPPAQAPDRQASGTCSRPPGHRPKLLTARPPAQAPDRQAPAQAPDRQATGPSPRPPGHRHKLPTARPPAQAPDRQATGPSSRPPGHRHMLPTARPPAQAPDRQAPGPSPRPPGHRPKPPTARPPAQAPDRQATGPSPRPPGHRHKPPTARPPAQLPTARPPAQAPDRQATGPSSRPPGHRPEPRPPGHRPKPPTARPPAQAPRPPGHRPKPPTARPPAQAPDRQATGTSPRPPGHRPKPPTARPPAQAPDRQATGPSPRPPGHRPKPPTARPPAQAPDRQATGPSSRPPGHRPEPPTARPLAQAPDRQATGPSPRPPGHRPSKSTLLGFQGLPVSSHPGARTPVSSHPGTFAPGVFAPRRLRTPVSSHPGVFAPRYLRTPVPSHPCVSSHPGVFAPRYLRTPVCLCTPVSSHPSIFAPQYLRTPVCLCTPVSSHPGIFAHQYLRTPVCLCTPVSSHPGTFAPRYLRTPVCLCTPVSSHPGIFAPQYLRTPVCLCTPVSSHPGIFAPQYLRTPVSSHPGTFAPRCLHTPVSLHPGIFAPLCTFAPRYLRTPVCLRTPVSLHRYLRTPVPSHPCVSSHPGAFAPRRLRTPVSLHPGIYAPPISNELNEVFTCFEARGAALLPRACLEEDVMATESSLVINEEVV